Genomic window (Sulfurovum sp. NBC37-1):
CATCTATGCTGTGATCCTGCTTGTTATGGGAAGTACTCTTTTGAAGAAGGAGCTGAAATGAGCCGTGTCTTCTGGGTGGTGTTCGGTAAAGAGATTCTGAGCTTCCTGCGCTCCATTGGGCTGGTCGCGGCGGTGCTCTATTCGTTTACGGCAGACATCTACATCGCTGGCGAGGGGATACAGATCACCCCGCGGAACGTGAAGATTGGGTATGTGGATGATACTGGAGGAGGTATCAGCCAGAAGATCCTCTCCCGCCTGCACAGACCGGAGTTCCTCCCGCCGCGACGCTTCAAATCACAGGAGGCGCTCAGCCGTGCCATCTTCGATAAAGAAATACTGGTAGGCATTCTCTTTGACCAGGATTTCGAAAAGGATTTCCGCCAGGGCAAAAAGGCACAGCTCAATCTTCTTCTCGATGCGACCGCTGCAAGCCAGAGTTTTACGACACTGGGTTATCTTCAGAATATTGTGATGGATTTTTCAAAGCCCAATTTCCCCGTCGTCATCAAGTCGCATAAACTCTTCAACCAGAATGCAGACAACCATTCCTTTATGGCGTTGACAGAGATGCTTTCCGTCATCACTCTGCTGATAGTTATACTCACAGCGGTGGTCTTTGTACGCGAAAAAGAGGAGGGGACTTGGGATATTATGTTGCTGATGCCGGTCGACCCCAAACTGATCATCCTGGCCAAATCGCTTTCCCAGGTAATGATCGTGATGGCCGGTGTGCTTCTGGCCCTGGGCTTTGTCATCTTCGGTGCGTTCGATACCCCGATGAACGGTTCGTTCTGGACGTTTATGCTGCTGACATTCTTTTACTCTTTTTCCAGCGCGGGCATCGGCCTTTTTGTTGCCGCCGTTTCCAAAAGCACGATGCAGGTCGCGCAGCTATCCATCATCATCATGATGCCGCTGATCTTCCTCAGTGGTGCCTGGACACCCATCTACGCCATGCATCCAGCGCTCCAGTTTCTTTCACTCTTTTCGCCGCTGCGTTATTATATCGAGGGGAGTGAGAGCATCTTCTTCCGTGGCACGGACTTTATCGATCTTTTACCCTATTTTGGCGGTGTTCTGCTTCTGGGGGTGCTGCTATACTGGTACGGGTTCAGGAAGATCGGTAAGTTGTTTTAAGAGGAAAGTTGGAAACGCAGATAAAATGCAAAGAACAGAACCGTTATGCTATTATTATAGATAGACGGCAGACATATTTACCAAAGGAATGCAATGTTTTTACATCGTTTATTGAAGCTCTTGTTTCTCTGTCTGCTTGCACACAACCTGCTGCAGGCAGCCGACCTTAATACTTCGCTGATCTCAGGTGATAAAACGATTTATGCCCAACTGCAGGACAGGCTTAAACAAACAGAACCCAAAAATGATGAAATACTTCTGCAGGAGACCCTGCTGAAAAAATTGATCAACTTTCAGGAAAATATACCCCAAAACACAACGACTTATGTGCTGCCCAAGGATGAAAAAGAGGCAAGGACACTGTTTACCAGCTGGATTGAGAACCTGTCAAAGAAAGTAGAACTGGAGCAGCAGCAAAAGTCTCTTCTTAATAAAATGGCAACTTTGAAAAAACAAATAGAAGAGATGCCTGCCAAGGATGCTTCACTGTTGACCTATCAGCTGCAATATGCGCTCTATGTAAAAAACAATCGATCAGTACAGCAGCAGATCAAGATCCTCGGCGATCAGGAAAAAGAGTTAAGCACATTGTTTCATCGGATGCCAAAGACATTGCTTTTGAATCAAAAGCTTTTAGCAGACAATCAGGAAAAGCTGTTGCAATATCTTATCTTTCAGAAAAAGATACTTAAATCACTGCAGACAAAAAAAGAGCGTCTGACATTGCTTGGCAATGTGGATCAGCTGGAGCAGTTAGCCAGGCAGCAAACAGAAGAGCAAAATATTTATACTGAAATTTCCAAAGTGATTGCTGCAACAGATTTTATGCTCTTTTGCGATGCTTTACACAAAAAAGATCAAACAGCCTTTAAATGGGAAAAAGAGATCTTGGTGTACACAAATGATGCTGAGGAAAAGCATGCTTTGAAAAAGTTGCTTAAAGAGATGGAAAAAGAATACCTCGGCATTGTAAATACGATTAGTGGTTCAACCGTACAGGATGTCAAGTACACGGCAGATTCAGCCCGGAAGTTGCTTGCAAAGCCTCTTTTTAAGATCAATGAGACACCGATCAGTATTTTTAAAATAGTGCTTGTGCTGCTGGTGCTTGTCATCGGTTTTTTGATCGGAAAATTTTTTAAATATACCCTGCATAAAAATCCGGAAGAGGATGACAGCAGTACCTTAGCCAACTCCTCAAGAATGATACTTTCAAATCTCGGATACTACATCATCATCGTCATCACATTTCTGGGTGCATTAAAAGTGTTGGGCATCAACCTCTCTTCCCTGGCCATTGTTGCCGGAGCACTCTCTGTAGGTATCGGGTTTGGTTTGCAGAATATTGTTTCAAATTCAGTATCCGGTCTTATTTTAATGTTTGAAGAAAGCATTAAGATCGGTGATTATGTTCAGCTTGATGAAAATCTCAAAGGCCATGTGACGGACATTCGCATGCGTGCTACCACTATCAAGACCAATTCCAACATCGATGTGATCATACCCAACCAGAATTTTATTCAAAACAATGTTGTCAACTGGACGATGGAGGATGACATAAGACGTATTGAAGTCCCATTTGGTGTCAGATACGGCACCAAACCGGAAACAGTTATCCGTGTTGTTCTTGAAGCGGTTAAAAAGAGTGGCTTTAAAGATATTTATACTTCAAGACGCCGTATTACACGTGTTGTGATGACTGAAATGGGTGACAGCAGTGTCAATTTCGAACTGCTTGTCTGGATCAAAGGCAAGGAGATCCTCTATCCGAAACGGACCATGTCCCGCTTTCTGATACTCATCTATAATGCATTATATGAGAACAATATAGAAATTCCATTTCCGCAAAGAGATCTGCATATACGAAGCATTGACAAGGAAATTGTATTTCCGATGGAACTCGATATTCCGGCAAAGGAGCCTATCGATGAAAAATAAAACAAAAACCATTTCGCTGGTACTCGGAAGCGGCGGGGCAAGAGGGTATGCGCATATCGGTGTCATAGAAGAACTGTTGAAACACGGCTATGATATCAGGTCGGTCTCGGGTTCCTCCATGGGGGCGCTCATCGGCGGCCTGTATGCCTGCGGCAAGCTGGATGCCTACAAAGAGTGGGTTTTGGGGCTTGATCTGATCGATGTGGCAAAGCTGGTCGATTTCTCGTTTACGGGGACAGGTATCATACAGGGTGAGAAGGTATTCGACGTGATCAATGAGATGGTAGGTGATGTATATATAGAAGAGCTTCCCATACCTTTCACCGCAGTAGCGACGGATCTTCTCCGGCAGAAAGAGGTCTGGCTGCAGAAAGGAAAGCTTATCGATGCCATTCGGGCTTCCATCGCCATTCCGACGATCTTCACGCCAAAGAAGATCGGTGAGCGCTACCTCATAGACGGCGGTGTGCTCAACCCTCTGCCCATCGCCCCTACGATAGCGGATGATACACAGCTGACCATTGCCGTGAACCTCTCCGCCAATATCTCCAAAAAATATCAGATAGATGTTCCCAGGAAAGAGCAGGAGAAAGCAAGCGGTATGCAGGAGGTCTTTTTTCAAATGGCAAAAAAGGCGGAAGAGTTATTCGCCAGAGAGAAAACCGACAGGTTTGATGAGATGGATATGTTCGACATAATGGGACGTACGATTGACATTATGCAGCATGCCATTATGGAAAGTAAAATGGCAGGGTATGCTCCCGATATGATCATCGGTGTGCCGAACAATGCCTGCGGTTTTTACGAATTCAACAAAGCATACGAGCTGATAGAGCTTGGCAGGCTGATCGCACGGGAACACTTGGAAGAGAATCGGGATGAAACGGTATAAAAGAGATCTTCTTAAAGCACATCCCCGGAGTGTTTTCTTTTCTGTGGCAGGGCTTGTGGTCTTTTTGCTTATGTTTGTGAATGTACTGACCGACGGACCAATGCTGAAAGTGGATGAATGGGTCAGTCTGCATGTATCGGAACTCCACACGGAAACAGGGACGAAAATGATTGTCTTTCTGACCGACCTGAATGGTGTGGTCGCAAGCACTATCCTTTTTGTACTGATCAGTACTTTTCTCTGGTATAAAAAACGGTACGGGGATCTTCGCTTTTTCCTATTCTCTTTCCTCGGTGCCACACTGCTTTTCAATCTGTTTAAATTCACCGTGCGGCGTGCCCGTCCGGATACAAGTCTTTTCGAGCTTGCAACCTACTCTTTCCCTTCGGGACATACGACCATGGCGACCGTGCTGGCATTGGCACTCTATGTTGTTTTCGTAAAGAGGATCGATGCAGGAGTGCCGCGAGCGCTGCTTCTACTGCTATGCATACTCTGGCCGGTGATGATAGCTTTTACCCGGGTCTATCTGAACGTACACTGGTTCTCCGATGTGATCGCAGGATTGTCTCTGGGGCTTTTCTGGGTGACACTCAGTACGATGGTCTATCCCCCGTACAGTGTACGGAAGTAAAAAGGAGAAGATCAATTAGTCTATATCAAACCGTTTTTTGGTCAATATGATGAATTTGGTGGCACTTGGGTCCTGGATACCCAGCTTCTTGGCCGCTTTCGGATTGGCAATGTAGTATCCGAATTTCACAACGACACTGTCACCTTTCTGCAAGGCAGTATCGAATGTCACCTTGCGTGTTTCATGCGCCTTGATGGTCGTGTCTTTCAGCACTTCCGTCGCAAGCCACGGCATGGAAGGTTTACCGTTTGTGCCTATGACCCTCATAAAGTTTACCGGTTTGAGCTCGATGGTCTTTCCGTCCCTTTCTATGTTGATTCTCAACTGATTCAGCCTGAGTGGTTGGGGGAAGAGGGTATGTGTAGCTTCATTCTTTACAGTGACACTGAATCCATTTGCTTCTTTGTTCAGAGAAAGTTTTATGTATTTTGAAAGCAGTTCCGGTGTAATTTTGTGGATGTTCACGCCATGGAATGCATGGGTCTTGCTGTCTTTCAGATTGACGAAGGTCCCTTTGACCTTGGGCATATGGCAGGTGATGCAGGTCTCTTTGGAATCGTTCTGTTTCACTTCAAGGTCACAGACAGTAAAGCCTTTGCCGTTCTGTTTGTGCGAGTGACACCCCATGCAGACATTGCCGTTATAGAAATTCTCATTGCCGTAGTCTATTTTGTGGTAAGGGGAACCGACAGTTTTTGTCATCAGGCCGAAGAGAGAGCTTTCCTCTTTGAATTCTATCTCTTTGCCTTTTCTTTTTGGATCGGCTGAGAAGAAGTATTTTTCTTTTTTACTCATGACATTTTTGTTCGCTTTGGCATGTTTTTCTATGCTTTGTATCCTGTGGCACTGCTGACAGGAGATCGGTTCGTTCTCCTGTACAGCATTGTCGGTCAGTTTGGTTTTGCCTGCCATCAGTGCATGATCGGAAGGAGTATGGCACTTGGCACATTTATAATTCCCTTTTGCTTTATCCGGATGTTTGTCCCATACAGCCTTGTGTACAGGGTCCTTGAAGATGGATGCCCTGCTGTGCATGGAGCTTTGGTACTCCTCGGTAATGATGGGATGGCATTTTTTGCAGGTGGTGTTTTCCAATGCAGCATAGCTTTGCGTACTTAATAGAAAAAGTAACAGGAAAGTAAAAAGTTTTGTCATAAATAAGTCCTTGTTTTAATTATTATTATAAGTCAGGAATTGTATTTAAATCGGAGTTATTTTATCTTGATATAAATCAAACTTATTTTTATGCTTAAAAGGCATAATGTTTATTTATTAATCATTCATCAAAAAAAGTTTATAAAAACATCTTAATACTGTTTAAATATTAATCAATATACTGCCTATCTACTTGATTTAAATCAATTTCTTACTATAAGTCTCGACTATAATATGCATTACAAAAAAAGAAGGAGAAAAAGATGACATTTTCAAACTCGGCAGAGTTATTGTCGTTCCACTGGTTTGCCTACAGTGTCTATTCGGCACTGATCATCTCAGTGATTGCATGGTTCGGGTACAACCTGACACGAAAAGAGAAAGTAAAATCGATTGTCCGTATACCGTTTTATACCTATATCGGATTTTTGGTAGCGATGGGGGTAGGACACCATATTTTCACGTACAATACAATTCCATGGGTCTCCCAGGATATTACAAGGCATGAAATCACGCCCGATGCGACATATACGTTTGAGATAGAAGACCACAAGTGGGTCAATATGCCAAAGAAAGTTACGGTGCAGTGCGGTCAGACCATCGAGTTTAATGTGCGGAGCCGTGACCTTGTGTATGGTTTTGGACTTTTTAGACAAGATGGTTCAATGGTCATGCAGATGCAGGTAAATCCGGGAACAGATGTAAACGGTATTTTGGAACCAAACGATATTTTGTGGACATTTAATCATAACGGTGTTTTTGATGTGATCTCTACAGAGTATTCAGGACCGGATGCTTATGATGAACATTCGGGGAAAGATTTGATGTTCGTCAAAAACTTCGTTGAAGTTGTCGGATGTAAAGAAGAAGGAGGGAAAAAATAATGAGTTTTATGAAAAACTTAGTGAGTGGAACCAATTTTGATCCGGATAGTCTGAACGCACTGCAGAAAGTGACACTCAGAGCCGTGGTAATGAGTTTCCTTTTTTATGGGCTGGTAGCAATTGAGGGGATGATCATGCGTATGGTACAGGTAGGACCCGGAGCACCTATACCGGATATGTTCTCCCATCCTGATCACTATTTTTCCATTATGACAGTACATCCGATCGTCGGGATATTCGGTTCGACCTATCAGCTGGTATTTGGGGCCTTTATGTTCCTTGTACCCTATTTAACGAAAAAACCACTCTATAGTGTAAAACTCGCCAACTATGTATGGTTGCTGATCACAGTGGGTACGGCACTGGCGTGGATCGCTGCATTTGTCTGGCAGTATGCTCCTCTTTATACACTTTACTGGCCGCTTCCTGCCGATACTGCCCAGTTCCAGGTCACTGGTGGGATTGTCTTTATTATCGGTGTGGCATTGATCATGATAGGAACACTCGGTTTCATTTATAATATCTATGCAACGATATTTGCAAGGGTTGGTGTACACAAAGACAAAACAACCAAAGAGCTGCTGATATCAGGTTTTGGTATCGACGGTATGCTTAACCTTTGGCACAAGCTTACAGGCAGACCACCTTACTCAAAAGAGCCGGCATTGGCACTTCCGGTTGTGGCTATCTTCCGTGGTACAGTCGATACTTTCCTGGATGCGATCGTTATTTTGAGTGCAGGTATACTGGTGCTTGTCTATTTGATTTTCGATGCCAGCGGCAACCCTTTAAGTGTCGCCTCCGTAGATGCATTGCTGTACAAAAACTACTTCTGGTGGGGACTTGACCTTGTCGCAGACGGACTGGTACTCATCTATGTGGCGGGTTCCTGGTATTTGCTTGCGACTTTGATCACAGGGCAGAAACTCTTTATGGAGAACGTGGCAAGAGCGGCATTGATGCTTGAACTGCTTGTTTCGTGGATGGTATGGTCTCACCACCTTTTGGCAGACCAAGGACAGCCGGAGATGATGAAGCTTGTTTCAGGTGAAATGGTCACAGCCTTTGAACTGTTGACTCAGGGACTGGCACTCTTCATTACGTTGGTAACGCTATGGAAAGCAAGACCGCTCAAGATGACATTTGAGCTCAAGTACCTTCTTGGTGGTCTGGTTGGATTTGGTTTGGCTGTTCCCGCTGCAATCATTCAGGCAGATATGGGGATGAACCGTGTCCTTCACAATACACAGTGGATCATTGGTGCACACGTGCATATTGCCCTGATTGTCGGTCTTTATATGACACTTTATTCAGCAGTCTATGTGCTCTGGCCGATAGTGACAAATAACACGAAGCTCTATTCGCATAAATTATCGAGTGCACATTTCTGGCTACATCTCATCGGTGGTATCGGTATGGGAGCATTTATGGGAATGGCCGGACTTGACGGTATGCTGAGACGACACCTTTATGTAAACGGAGAGTTCGATACCTGGATGATTCTGGCTGCGATCTGTGGAAGTATGCTTCTGATCGCATGGGCACTGTTTTTGTTAAACATTATTATGTCTGTAGGACTCAAAGGGCTTATAGGTATCTTTATGCCGGCAAAAGACCCGACAGCTTCTTATGGGATCGATCAGGAGATCGAACCGGCGGATGATCCTGCGTTTGCACAGTAAACAGAAAATTAGTAGGTTCAATAAAGTTGAACCTACAGCACACATATGAATAAAAGGAACCCTTTGACACACTTACCTCGAGTTGCATTAGAGATCAAAACCATTGGTTTGTATGATTTGGTTTTACAGGATGTGCAGAAAATTGCAGGAAAATCCAATGTAAGTGAAGACGAAATCATAGAGATCATGCAAACGAACCCTCAAATACTTGAGGATTATAAGCAGATCAATGTCGAATACAATTTAAGTAATATTCATTTAAGAGATATAGATCTTTCCAAAGTTGACAGTGCCTGTCACAAAGCAGCCAAAGAGGTGAATGAAAACCTTGAAATGCTGCGAGAAATAGAGAAGTATACACTTGATTTTGAACAGAGTTCAACACTGGTCATCATCTTTTCCATAGAGTTCTTTGTGCTCTTCTCCGTGCAGTATTTTATCGTGCTTATGGATCTCAAAGAGTGGCAGATACTCATTTACAGTATTTTTGCAAGTAGTATTGCAGTGGCATGGTGGTATGCAAAAAAAGAGCAGAAAAAATATGCCCTCAATAATGAAAAGTTTGAAAAACTCTATAAAAAGACACTGGAACTGATAGTTGACATGGAAAGACAAGGTTGTATTGAAAAATCTGATCTGATCATTGACAAGGGCGAAGAACATGTCTAAACCTGTAAAGATATCTTATGTTTGGGACAAAGAGAATGTCCAAAGACTTTTTGAGGAGTCCTACAAATATCAGTTCAACCATTCGGCAAAGCGTTATGTAGGATGGTTCTTTATTGCACTTATGCAGTTTGGTGTAGTCTTTGCACTGAAAAAAGGTGCTTTTGAACTTTTGCTTTTCTCAACGATCATACTGTTGTACTGGTATTACGGAAAAAAAATAATTGCTAAAAAACGTGCAATGAAATTTTTTGAAACTTCTTCATTCAGAAACAAAACCATCCATATGGAAGTCAATGATGAAGGCTTTATCATTAAAAATCACGAAGGTAAAACAGAGTGGTCCTGGGATGAGGTGGATGAAGTGGTAGTATTGGAAGATAATTTCATTGTATACAAATATCCCCACTTCCACTATATTCCTGTAAACGGTTTTTCCACCCTGGAAGATAAAAGCCGATTTAAAAAGATGGCAAGAGAGCATCATAAACTATTGGATTCATAAAATGGAGTATTTTTACATAGGGCTTGTCATACTCTTTGTTGTCGGATTACTTGTTGTAGGCTTCGTAATGGATGAAGACAACAATAATTAACACTTTCTTGTGCCAAATCAACTTTTAAATATAAAAAAATTGTTATCATCTTCTATTACATTAAGGACAGACCATATGAAGAAGATTGTAGTAGCTTTTTTTATTATCTTGACATGTTGGATACCGTTATCGGCAGAGAGCGGGAAAAAGGTATTTGAAACCTATTGTTGGGGGTGTCATCATCAGACAGCCGTAGCATTCGGACCGCCTTTTGCCGAGATTGCATCCAAAAGAACGGCAGAAGAGATACAGGGGATGATCGCTGATCCTGCTTCTGTTTCAAAGCTCTTCGGCTATAAAAGAAATGCTATGCCTGCATTTACTCTGAAACCGGAAGAACTCAAAGCGATCACTTCGTATATATTGTCATTCAAACCCAAAAGCAAAGAGAGCAAATAAATGTTTAGACTATCGAACCTGCTTAAATCGGTCACGGCAGGCAAACCTGCAAGGGTACTGGACGGAAGCATTGCCATCTGGAACTTTACCAACCGATGCAACCTCTCCTGTCTGCACTGTTACTCCAAAGCGGACCTCGATGCCGTGGACACACTTACGACCGAGAACATTATGGAGACACTGCCAAAGCTCAAAGCCAATGGAGTGAAGTTCCTCATTTTTTCGGGTGGTGAACCACTGACGAGGAAAGACCTGTTCGACATTGCGGCGCGCTGCAAGGAACTGGGTATCGTGACCTACCTCTCTACGAACGGTCTGTATGTCAAAAAGAGCAATGCCGAGAAGATCCTTGATACCTTTGACTATATCGGTATCAGCATAGACGGAAGTCCCGAAGTGCATGATGCTTTCAGGGGGCTCAAGGGCTCCTTCGTCGAGTCGATGAAAGCGGTCGACCTGCTCAACAGTTTTGGAAAGACCAAAGTAGGTATCCGTTTTACGATCACCAAAGATACCTATGATGACCTGCAGTTCATTTTCGAACTGGCTGAAGAGCATAATATCCCCAAAGTCTACATCTCGCACCTGGTCTACAGCGGACGCGGGCTGGAGAACCTGGAGATGGACCTGAGCAAAGAGCAGCGTATCACAGCGGTCAACTACAT
Coding sequences:
- a CDS encoding ABC transporter permease — encoded protein: MSRVFWVVFGKEILSFLRSIGLVAAVLYSFTADIYIAGEGIQITPRNVKIGYVDDTGGGISQKILSRLHRPEFLPPRRFKSQEALSRAIFDKEILVGILFDQDFEKDFRQGKKAQLNLLLDATAASQSFTTLGYLQNIVMDFSKPNFPVVIKSHKLFNQNADNHSFMALTEMLSVITLLIVILTAVVFVREKEEGTWDIMLLMPVDPKLIILAKSLSQVMIVMAGVLLALGFVIFGAFDTPMNGSFWTFMLLTFFYSFSSAGIGLFVAAVSKSTMQVAQLSIIIMMPLIFLSGAWTPIYAMHPALQFLSLFSPLRYYIEGSESIFFRGTDFIDLLPYFGGVLLLGVLLYWYGFRKIGKLF
- a CDS encoding mechanosensitive ion channel family protein; translation: MFLHRLLKLLFLCLLAHNLLQAADLNTSLISGDKTIYAQLQDRLKQTEPKNDEILLQETLLKKLINFQENIPQNTTTYVLPKDEKEARTLFTSWIENLSKKVELEQQQKSLLNKMATLKKQIEEMPAKDASLLTYQLQYALYVKNNRSVQQQIKILGDQEKELSTLFHRMPKTLLLNQKLLADNQEKLLQYLIFQKKILKSLQTKKERLTLLGNVDQLEQLARQQTEEQNIYTEISKVIAATDFMLFCDALHKKDQTAFKWEKEILVYTNDAEEKHALKKLLKEMEKEYLGIVNTISGSTVQDVKYTADSARKLLAKPLFKINETPISIFKIVLVLLVLVIGFLIGKFFKYTLHKNPEEDDSSTLANSSRMILSNLGYYIIIVITFLGALKVLGINLSSLAIVAGALSVGIGFGLQNIVSNSVSGLILMFEESIKIGDYVQLDENLKGHVTDIRMRATTIKTNSNIDVIIPNQNFIQNNVVNWTMEDDIRRIEVPFGVRYGTKPETVIRVVLEAVKKSGFKDIYTSRRRITRVVMTEMGDSSVNFELLVWIKGKEILYPKRTMSRFLILIYNALYENNIEIPFPQRDLHIRSIDKEIVFPMELDIPAKEPIDEK
- a CDS encoding patatin-like phospholipase family protein; amino-acid sequence: MKNKTKTISLVLGSGGARGYAHIGVIEELLKHGYDIRSVSGSSMGALIGGLYACGKLDAYKEWVLGLDLIDVAKLVDFSFTGTGIIQGEKVFDVINEMVGDVYIEELPIPFTAVATDLLRQKEVWLQKGKLIDAIRASIAIPTIFTPKKIGERYLIDGGVLNPLPIAPTIADDTQLTIAVNLSANISKKYQIDVPRKEQEKASGMQEVFFQMAKKAEELFAREKTDRFDEMDMFDIMGRTIDIMQHAIMESKMAGYAPDMIIGVPNNACGFYEFNKAYELIELGRLIAREHLEENRDETV
- a CDS encoding phosphatase PAP2 family protein; the encoded protein is MKRYKRDLLKAHPRSVFFSVAGLVVFLLMFVNVLTDGPMLKVDEWVSLHVSELHTETGTKMIVFLTDLNGVVASTILFVLISTFLWYKKRYGDLRFFLFSFLGATLLFNLFKFTVRRARPDTSLFELATYSFPSGHTTMATVLALALYVVFVKRIDAGVPRALLLLLCILWPVMIAFTRVYLNVHWFSDVIAGLSLGLFWVTLSTMVYPPYSVRK
- a CDS encoding multiheme c-type cytochrome, yielding MTKLFTFLLLFLLSTQSYAALENTTCKKCHPIITEEYQSSMHSRASIFKDPVHKAVWDKHPDKAKGNYKCAKCHTPSDHALMAGKTKLTDNAVQENEPISCQQCHRIQSIEKHAKANKNVMSKKEKYFFSADPKRKGKEIEFKEESSLFGLMTKTVGSPYHKIDYGNENFYNGNVCMGCHSHKQNGKGFTVCDLEVKQNDSKETCITCHMPKVKGTFVNLKDSKTHAFHGVNIHKITPELLSKYIKLSLNKEANGFSVTVKNEATHTLFPQPLRLNQLRINIERDGKTIELKPVNFMRVIGTNGKPSMPWLATEVLKDTTIKAHETRKVTFDTALQKGDSVVVKFGYYIANPKAAKKLGIQDPSATKFIILTKKRFDID
- a CDS encoding cbb3-type cytochrome c oxidase subunit I, with the translated sequence MKNLVSGTNFDPDSLNALQKVTLRAVVMSFLFYGLVAIEGMIMRMVQVGPGAPIPDMFSHPDHYFSIMTVHPIVGIFGSTYQLVFGAFMFLVPYLTKKPLYSVKLANYVWLLITVGTALAWIAAFVWQYAPLYTLYWPLPADTAQFQVTGGIVFIIGVALIMIGTLGFIYNIYATIFARVGVHKDKTTKELLISGFGIDGMLNLWHKLTGRPPYSKEPALALPVVAIFRGTVDTFLDAIVILSAGILVLVYLIFDASGNPLSVASVDALLYKNYFWWGLDLVADGLVLIYVAGSWYLLATLITGQKLFMENVARAALMLELLVSWMVWSHHLLADQGQPEMMKLVSGEMVTAFELLTQGLALFITLVTLWKARPLKMTFELKYLLGGLVGFGLAVPAAIIQADMGMNRVLHNTQWIIGAHVHIALIVGLYMTLYSAVYVLWPIVTNNTKLYSHKLSSAHFWLHLIGGIGMGAFMGMAGLDGMLRRHLYVNGEFDTWMILAAICGSMLLIAWALFLLNIIMSVGLKGLIGIFMPAKDPTASYGIDQEIEPADDPAFAQ
- a CDS encoding YcxB family protein codes for the protein MSKPVKISYVWDKENVQRLFEESYKYQFNHSAKRYVGWFFIALMQFGVVFALKKGAFELLLFSTIILLYWYYGKKIIAKKRAMKFFETSSFRNKTIHMEVNDEGFIIKNHEGKTEWSWDEVDEVVVLEDNFIVYKYPHFHYIPVNGFSTLEDKSRFKKMAREHHKLLDS
- a CDS encoding c-type cytochrome, with the protein product MKKIVVAFFIILTCWIPLSAESGKKVFETYCWGCHHQTAVAFGPPFAEIASKRTAEEIQGMIADPASVSKLFGYKRNAMPAFTLKPEELKAITSYILSFKPKSKESK
- a CDS encoding radical SAM/SPASM domain-containing protein: MFRLSNLLKSVTAGKPARVLDGSIAIWNFTNRCNLSCLHCYSKADLDAVDTLTTENIMETLPKLKANGVKFLIFSGGEPLTRKDLFDIAARCKELGIVTYLSTNGLYVKKSNAEKILDTFDYIGISIDGSPEVHDAFRGLKGSFVESMKAVDLLNSFGKTKVGIRFTITKDTYDDLQFIFELAEEHNIPKVYISHLVYSGRGLENLEMDLSKEQRITAVNYILDKAFEYHESGRDIEIVTGNMEMDAILFYDRFEKKYPEYAEEMKRRLIEWGGNSAGRKLLNIDSEGFVKPDPFFPVKIGNILTQDFSDIWTNEPTELLQKLRVHPRELGGKCVECQYLNICNGGSRSRAYAIYGDMWAEDPSCYLTEEQIKGNN